A genomic region of Phragmites australis chromosome 2, lpPhrAust1.1, whole genome shotgun sequence contains the following coding sequences:
- the LOC133908924 gene encoding ethylene-responsive transcription factor 4-like, with protein MDPTLRGMLGQGAGSGGRGGARGGGGEAQYRGVRKRPWGRYAAEIRDPWKKTRVWLGTFDTPVEAALAYDRAARTLRGTKAKTNFPDHAHNHRQHLHLAPIPRQAPPQPVPLGGIDLNCSSPWHFVYFQHPAAVAAPLPPAATPPAAVPPSTALELGTGQRRGSLPFDLNEAPSC; from the coding sequence ATGGATCCGACGCTCAGGGGAATGTTGGGCCAGGgtgccggcagcggcggccgtggcggggcgaggggaggcggcggcgaggcgcaATACAGGGGCGTGAGGAAGCGTCCGTGGGGGAGGTACGCGGCTGAGATCCGCGACCCGTGGAAGAAGACGCGGGTGTGGCTCGGCACCTTCGACACCCCCGTGGAGGCCGCCCTCGCCTACGACCGCGCCGCGCGCACCCTCCGCGGCACCAAGGCCAAGACCAACTTCCCCGACCACGCCCACAACCACCGCCAACATCTCCATCTGGCGCCGATCCCGCGTCAGGCCCCGCCACAGCCCGTTCCGCTGGGCGGCATCGACCTCAACTGCTCTTCTCCTTGGCATTTCGTCTACTTCCAGCACCCGGCAGCGGTCGCGGCCCCTCTTCCCCCGGCAGCGACGCCGCCAGCCGCTGTACCTCCCTCAACTGCGCTGGAGCTTGGCACAGGCCAAAGGCGGGGCAGCCTCCCGTTCGATCTCAACGAGGCGCCGTCGTGCTAA